One region of Glycine max cultivar Williams 82 chromosome 9, Glycine_max_v4.0, whole genome shotgun sequence genomic DNA includes:
- the LOC100811575 gene encoding metal tolerance protein 9 isoform X1 yields the protein MSESGRGHHGATAETGRREQFMTENVAGDSSSSLSWRLNVKEFQLPRLSHSHDHHHQHLPSYFTFRDLLRKPKKQRKVAEYYKKQERLLEGYNDMDTMTETGCFPGSLTEDEMKQLARSESLAVNVSNAANLVLFAAKVYTSIESRSLAVIASTMDSLLDLLSGFILWFTAYAMRNPNQYHYPIGKKRMQPVGIIVFASVMATLGLQILIESGRQLISKSKPEMDPHELKWVIGIMASVTVVKFILMVYCRRFKNEIIRAYAQDHFFDVITNSVGLVAAMLAVKYSWWIDPMGAIIIAVYTINTWAKTVIENVWSLIGRTAPPEFLAKLTYLIWNHHEEVKHIDTVRAYTFGTHYFVEVDIVLPEDMPLNQAHNIGETLQEKLEHLSEVERAFVHIDFEYTHRPEHKMMV from the exons ATGTCGGAGAGTGGTAGGGGACACCACGGCGCCACCGCCGAGACTGGCAGAAGGGAACAGTTCATGACGGAGAATGTTGCCGGAGACTCGTCGTCGTCATTGTCATGGAGACTCAACGTGAAGGAGTTTCAGTTGCCACGCTTAAGTCATAGccatgatcatcatcatcaacaccTCCCTAGTTACTTCACTTTCCGTGACCTTCTACGGAAACCAA agAAGCAACGCAAGGTTGCAGAATACTACAAGAAACAAGAGAGGCTCCTTGAAGGGTATAATGACATGGATACAATGACTGAAACTGGTTGTTTTCCAGGAAGTCTCACTGAG GATGAAATGAAGCAATTAGCAAGAAGTGAGAGCCTGGCAGTTAATGTGTCAAATGCAGCTAACTTGGTGCTATTTGCAGCAAAGGTTTATACTTCCATTGAGAGCAGATCATTAGCAGTCATTGCTTCCACTATGGATTCTCTCTTGGATCTCTTGTCAGGGTTCATATTGTGGTTCACTGCTTATGCCATGAGAAATCCAAACCAGTATCACTACCCCATTGGAAAGAAACGGATGCAACCAGTG GGTATCATTGTTTTTGCATCAGTGATGGCAACATTGGGATTGCAGATTTTGATTGAGTCTGGCCGACAACTTATTTCAAAG tcTAAGCCTGAAATGGATCCCCATGAGTTGAAATGGGTGATCGGGATTATGGCATCTGTTACTGTAGTGAAGTTCATTCTCATGGTCTACTGTCGAAGGTTTAAGAACGAAATTATCAGAGCTTACGCACAAGATCATTTTTTTGATGTTATTACCAATTCAGTTGGATTAGTTGCTGCTATGCTTGCTGTCAAGTACTCTTGGTGGATTGATCCAATGGGAGCTATTATT ATAGCAGTGTACACTATTAATACATGGGCCAAGACAGTGATTGAGAATGTATGGTCTCTTATTGGAAGGACAGCGCCACCTGAATTTCTAGCAAAGTTGACATATCTGATATGGAATCACCATGAAGAGGTTAAGCACATAGACACTGTGAGAGCATACACGTTTGGTACTCATTACTTTGTTGAAGTAGATATTGTGTTGCCGGAAGATATGCCACTCAATCAAGCACACAACATTGGTGAGACATTGCAGGAGAAATTGGAGCACCTTTCTGAAGTTGAAAGAGCCTTTGTGCACATTGATTTTGAGTATACTCACAGACCTGAACATAAGATGATGGTATAG
- the LOC100811575 gene encoding metal tolerance protein 10 isoform X2 — MSESGRGHHGATAETGRREQFMTENVAGDSSSSLSWRLNVKEFQLPRLSHSHDHHHQHLPSYFTFRDLLRKPKKQRKVAEYYKKQERLLEGYNDMDTMTETGCFPGSLTEDEMKQLARSESLAVNVSNAANLVLFAAKVYTSIESRSLAVIASTMDSLLDLLSGFILWFTAYAMRNPNQYHYPIGKKRMQPVGIIVFASVMATLGLQILIESGRQLISKIAVYTINTWAKTVIENVWSLIGRTAPPEFLAKLTYLIWNHHEEVKHIDTVRAYTFGTHYFVEVDIVLPEDMPLNQAHNIGETLQEKLEHLSEVERAFVHIDFEYTHRPEHKMMV, encoded by the exons ATGTCGGAGAGTGGTAGGGGACACCACGGCGCCACCGCCGAGACTGGCAGAAGGGAACAGTTCATGACGGAGAATGTTGCCGGAGACTCGTCGTCGTCATTGTCATGGAGACTCAACGTGAAGGAGTTTCAGTTGCCACGCTTAAGTCATAGccatgatcatcatcatcaacaccTCCCTAGTTACTTCACTTTCCGTGACCTTCTACGGAAACCAA agAAGCAACGCAAGGTTGCAGAATACTACAAGAAACAAGAGAGGCTCCTTGAAGGGTATAATGACATGGATACAATGACTGAAACTGGTTGTTTTCCAGGAAGTCTCACTGAG GATGAAATGAAGCAATTAGCAAGAAGTGAGAGCCTGGCAGTTAATGTGTCAAATGCAGCTAACTTGGTGCTATTTGCAGCAAAGGTTTATACTTCCATTGAGAGCAGATCATTAGCAGTCATTGCTTCCACTATGGATTCTCTCTTGGATCTCTTGTCAGGGTTCATATTGTGGTTCACTGCTTATGCCATGAGAAATCCAAACCAGTATCACTACCCCATTGGAAAGAAACGGATGCAACCAGTG GGTATCATTGTTTTTGCATCAGTGATGGCAACATTGGGATTGCAGATTTTGATTGAGTCTGGCCGACAACTTATTTCAAAG ATAGCAGTGTACACTATTAATACATGGGCCAAGACAGTGATTGAGAATGTATGGTCTCTTATTGGAAGGACAGCGCCACCTGAATTTCTAGCAAAGTTGACATATCTGATATGGAATCACCATGAAGAGGTTAAGCACATAGACACTGTGAGAGCATACACGTTTGGTACTCATTACTTTGTTGAAGTAGATATTGTGTTGCCGGAAGATATGCCACTCAATCAAGCACACAACATTGGTGAGACATTGCAGGAGAAATTGGAGCACCTTTCTGAAGTTGAAAGAGCCTTTGTGCACATTGATTTTGAGTATACTCACAGACCTGAACATAAGATGATGGTATAG